The Hymenobacter sp. GOD-10R genome includes a window with the following:
- a CDS encoding ATP-dependent Clp protease proteolytic subunit encodes MPELVINVPSYIGESYMDWDTCEWVEGITWSEIEMRLWFAEAIGEKADSILLSIGACDGGNALEGFNIINRLRGLKLPIRSYISGYAASMAVPLALAADQAPEMEYTAQMMLHAASFNGGVFAETSKDLRAQADRLDNTNQLLLDYMVSRTGQTVDTVTQWMTKDTWFTATQAKQFGLASTVKPLTAKITPAAATALIEARRPRLAPAVARATKHALTARQKPLPKLKTPVARRAAITPRPMATTAKKPATKPAKPTTTAAAKAANIAAVKAFAQQMGVTITAEGDAPEAVAEPTVLANGAGTLYTDGALAVDSAVFNDEALTEPTDDATYEAEDGREIVVAGGVVTEINTPSAEGEGDDPAAPAADTEALTAAITAALAPIVTRLDSMEGKVTAFSKAVPAKPTPAGGKPTPQTDPKNSNGKPKPKAEHHAQL; translated from the coding sequence ATGCCCGAACTCGTTATCAACGTCCCTTCCTACATCGGTGAATCCTACATGGATTGGGATACCTGCGAGTGGGTAGAAGGTATTACTTGGAGTGAGATTGAAATGCGGCTTTGGTTTGCCGAAGCCATTGGCGAGAAAGCTGATTCCATCCTACTCAGCATTGGCGCTTGTGATGGCGGCAATGCCCTAGAGGGCTTCAACATCATCAACCGGCTGCGTGGGCTCAAGTTGCCTATCCGCTCCTACATCTCAGGGTACGCCGCGAGTATGGCCGTGCCGTTGGCGCTCGCCGCTGATCAAGCACCCGAGATGGAATACACGGCGCAGATGATGCTGCACGCAGCTAGCTTCAACGGTGGCGTTTTCGCCGAGACCTCCAAAGACCTGCGCGCGCAAGCCGACCGGCTTGACAATACGAATCAACTGCTGCTTGACTACATGGTGTCCCGCACGGGCCAAACAGTCGACACCGTAACGCAGTGGATGACCAAGGACACTTGGTTCACGGCTACCCAAGCAAAGCAATTCGGTCTAGCTAGCACGGTTAAGCCGCTAACCGCCAAGATCACACCGGCTGCCGCGACTGCCTTGATTGAGGCGCGCCGCCCCCGACTTGCCCCAGCAGTGGCCCGCGCTACCAAGCACGCGCTGACCGCCCGCCAAAAGCCTCTTCCCAAACTCAAAACCCCAGTAGCCCGCCGGGCTGCTATAACCCCACGCCCGATGGCTACTACTGCAAAAAAGCCGGCTACCAAACCTGCTAAACCTACCACTACGGCCGCTGCTAAAGCGGCCAACATTGCTGCCGTGAAGGCTTTTGCCCAGCAAATGGGCGTTACCATCACGGCTGAAGGCGACGCACCCGAAGCGGTTGCCGAGCCGACCGTGCTAGCAAATGGCGCTGGCACCCTCTACACCGACGGCGCGCTCGCAGTTGATTCAGCCGTGTTCAACGATGAGGCCCTCACTGAGCCCACCGACGACGCCACCTACGAAGCCGAAGACGGCCGCGAAATCGTGGTGGCTGGCGGCGTGGTAACGGAAATCAACACCCCTTCCGCAGAAGGCGAGGGCGATGATCCTGCTGCTCCTGCTGCTGACACTGAAGCGCTGACCGCTGCCATCACGGCCGCCCTAGCGCCCATCGTGACGCGCTTGGATTCAATGGAAGGCAAAGTAACTGCCTTCAGCAAAGCGGTGCCCGCTAAGCCTACGCCCGCCGGTGGTAAGCCCACGCCCCAAACTGACCCCAAAAACAGCAATGGGAAGCCAAAGCCCAAGGCTGAACATCACGCGCAGCTATAA